One Sulfuricurvum sp. DNA window includes the following coding sequences:
- a CDS encoding LPP20 family lipoprotein, translating to MKYSTILALCLAVSSLNAGILASDDQKVRCVYSGTDGNCVEPILNSSQQLVITVFGQGVAPTVIASPAQAYALAKRAALADGYRQIAERVKGVNVEGQDTVKNMMLQRSSVNTSVAALVRGANIVDATFKDGLCEVQLEVVLSYSQLSK from the coding sequence ATGAAATATTCGACAATTTTAGCATTATGCCTTGCCGTATCATCACTTAACGCAGGCATACTTGCGTCGGATGATCAAAAAGTACGTTGTGTGTATAGCGGAACTGATGGTAATTGTGTAGAGCCCATACTTAATTCCTCTCAACAGCTCGTTATTACTGTTTTTGGACAAGGGGTTGCTCCTACCGTAATCGCTTCTCCCGCACAAGCATACGCACTTGCTAAACGTGCTGCACTTGCCGATGGCTATCGTCAAATTGCAGAACGGGTCAAAGGGGTAAATGTTGAGGGACAAGATACTGTCAAAAATATGATGTTGCAACGCTCAAGCGTTAATACCTCCGTTGCGGCTCTTGTTCGCGGTGCTAACATCGTTGATGCTACCTTTAAAGATGGTTTGTGCGAAGTCCAACTCGAAGTTGTCCTCTCTTATTCACAACTCTCCAAATAA